A single region of the Verrucomicrobiota bacterium genome encodes:
- the hcp gene encoding hydroxylamine reductase — MFCYQCEQSSQRTGCTSLGVCGKNPETAALQDLLLHALKGISVFAHRAALAGKRSPALEQFALDALFTTVTNVNFDPVRLQSMLNRAGDYLDESKKLYESARKATDPAVTSFNGATCFKPAPDIDDLIRQGEEIGVESRLEKIGPDILGLQELLTYGLKGMAAYAWHAVDAGEPIGQTALFIFEALAAIALGQTTTIDQLLGLCLSCGEENFSVLESLDHAHTRRFGHPVPTQVLLDPVPGACILVSGHNLEDLEALLEQTLDKGINIYTHGEMLPAHGYPALKKYSHLAGHYGGAWQDQARDFDRFPGSILMTTNCIQLPKQSYFQRLFTCGLVAWPGVRHIEGRDFSAVIKAALRCPGFTSTGEGKTLTLGFGHNAVLGVADKVIDAVKAGAIKHFFLVGGCDGAKTGRNYYTDFTEKIPDDCVILTLGCGKFRFNRNDFGTIGGIPRLLDCGQCNDAYSAIKIASALAQAFDCGINDLPLSMNISWYEQKAVAVLLTLLHLGVRNIRLGPTLPAFATPAIVAVLQEKFNLMAITNAEDDLAACLAK; from the coding sequence TGCTCTTACACGCCCTCAAAGGCATCAGCGTATTTGCCCATCGAGCAGCACTGGCCGGGAAACGTTCTCCCGCCCTCGAGCAATTTGCTCTCGACGCCCTTTTTACGACGGTGACAAATGTGAATTTTGATCCGGTACGTTTGCAATCGATGCTGAACCGTGCGGGAGATTATTTAGATGAATCCAAGAAACTTTATGAATCCGCCCGCAAGGCGACTGACCCGGCCGTGACGTCCTTTAACGGGGCGACTTGTTTTAAACCCGCGCCGGATATTGACGATCTCATCAGGCAAGGAGAGGAGATCGGGGTGGAGTCGCGTTTAGAAAAGATCGGTCCGGACATACTCGGGCTCCAGGAGCTCCTGACTTATGGACTCAAAGGAATGGCGGCTTATGCCTGGCATGCGGTGGATGCGGGTGAGCCTATCGGGCAGACGGCCCTTTTCATTTTTGAGGCGTTGGCGGCGATTGCCCTGGGACAAACCACGACCATTGACCAGCTCTTGGGCCTGTGCCTGAGTTGTGGGGAAGAGAATTTCAGCGTGCTTGAATCCCTTGATCACGCGCACACCCGCCGTTTCGGCCATCCCGTGCCGACACAAGTGCTTTTGGATCCCGTGCCCGGAGCTTGTATCCTCGTCTCCGGCCATAACCTCGAAGACCTCGAGGCTTTACTCGAGCAGACCCTCGACAAAGGAATCAATATTTATACACACGGGGAAATGTTACCCGCCCACGGTTATCCCGCTCTGAAAAAATATTCCCACCTAGCCGGTCATTACGGGGGAGCATGGCAAGACCAAGCGCGGGACTTCGACCGTTTCCCCGGGTCCATCCTGATGACGACAAATTGTATCCAGCTCCCGAAACAAAGTTATTTCCAGAGACTCTTCACCTGTGGGCTCGTCGCGTGGCCCGGGGTCAGACATATCGAAGGCCGTGATTTCTCCGCTGTCATTAAAGCGGCTTTGCGTTGCCCGGGATTCACGTCCACGGGCGAGGGCAAAACACTCACGCTGGGATTTGGCCACAATGCCGTGCTCGGTGTCGCCGACAAAGTCATTGATGCGGTCAAAGCCGGTGCGATCAAACATTTCTTCCTCGTCGGTGGATGTGACGGGGCGAAAACCGGCAGGAATTATTATACCGATTTCACCGAAAAAATCCCGGATGACTGCGTGATCCTCACGCTCGGTTGCGGTAAATTCCGTTTCAACCGTAATGATTTCGGAACGATCGGGGGCATCCCTCGCCTGCTGGATTGTGGCCAGTGTAATGATGCGTATTCAGCCATTAAAATCGCTTCGGCCCTCGCCCAAGCTTTTGATTGTGGGATCAATGACCTGCCGCTTTCCATGAATATCTCTTGGTATGAACAAAAGGCTGTCGCCGTCCTCCTGACCTTGCTCCACCTCGGGGTGCGCAATATCCGGCTCGGACCGACACTCCCAGCATTTGCGACCCCTGCGATTGTCGCGGTGCTCCAGGAGAAATTTAACCTCATGGCGATTACCAATGCCGAGGATGATCTCGCTGCTTGCCTCGCAAAGTAG
- a CDS encoding Rrf2 family transcriptional regulator translates to MLAYGKGTATAVSALSALAELYSDPAARASAPQIAQKRKLSRPLVAKILTIVSRAGFVEGTPGPGGGYRLSHDPASISLYEIAKLFEQVEGEIQCPYGPGWCGNHEPCPLHDTLLEIHDQMMERLKGTTLAGFCKTKPGK, encoded by the coding sequence ATGCTTGCTTATGGAAAAGGGACAGCCACAGCCGTCAGCGCACTCAGTGCGCTGGCCGAACTCTATTCTGACCCCGCCGCCCGGGCGAGTGCGCCGCAAATTGCGCAAAAACGCAAGCTCTCGCGCCCGCTTGTGGCGAAAATCCTGACGATCGTGTCGCGGGCCGGTTTTGTCGAAGGTACTCCCGGCCCCGGGGGTGGTTACCGCCTCTCGCATGATCCGGCCTCCATCAGCCTTTATGAAATCGCCAAGCTTTTTGAACAGGTCGAGGGCGAGATCCAGTGCCCCTACGGTCCCGGCTGGTGTGGTAATCATGAACCCTGTCCGCTGCACGATACTCTCTTGGAAATCCATGACCAGATGATGGAACGCCTCAAAGGCACGACCCTCGCCGGTTTCTGTAAGACAAAGCCCGGGAAGTAG
- a CDS encoding sugar phosphate isomerase/epimerase family protein, with amino-acid sequence MITIGIASDNFRHDDRSLAYVFNWCKQNGADTVEINTVNGEDFFEGLGFSPSISLNFDGIAIAEEAASYGLKISQIDCHYGIHRWQSIPYMINGIKMARDLGCPAIATTDGAEVPKGMTLEQVYERAVYHIGEALPFARTHKISINVEPHGPLTNNLELMIRLMKHFNDPFLGINFDTANTFIAGNDPVAMTEALLPWIRHFHVKDVAPELKASIGKDTGIAASEVYVGQGINADNIRKIVDLLQKNNWSGVMSLEAKGEKNTLKSLEWFRAVLAGK; translated from the coding sequence ATGATCACAATCGGAATCGCAAGCGATAACTTCCGCCATGACGACCGTTCACTGGCCTATGTCTTTAACTGGTGCAAACAAAACGGTGCTGACACCGTCGAGATCAACACCGTCAATGGTGAGGACTTCTTCGAGGGACTAGGATTCTCCCCGTCGATCTCGCTGAATTTTGACGGCATCGCTATCGCGGAAGAAGCCGCAAGTTATGGCCTGAAAATCAGCCAGATCGACTGCCATTACGGTATCCACCGCTGGCAATCTATTCCTTATATGATTAACGGCATCAAGATGGCCCGCGACCTTGGTTGCCCCGCAATCGCCACCACCGACGGCGCTGAAGTCCCCAAAGGAATGACCCTCGAACAAGTCTATGAACGCGCCGTCTACCATATCGGTGAAGCCCTTCCTTTCGCCCGCACTCATAAGATCAGCATTAATGTCGAGCCACACGGACCATTAACTAATAACCTCGAACTCATGATCCGGCTCATGAAACATTTTAATGATCCATTCCTCGGGATTAATTTCGATACGGCTAATACATTTATCGCTGGAAATGACCCCGTCGCCATGACCGAGGCACTCCTGCCCTGGATCCGCCATTTCCACGTCAAGGATGTCGCCCCTGAACTCAAAGCCAGCATCGGGAAAGATACCGGTATCGCCGCTAGTGAAGTCTACGTCGGTCAGGGGATCAATGCCGATAACATCCGCAAGATCGTCGACCTCCTCCAAAAAAATAACTGGAGTGGTGTCATGAGCCTCGAAGCCAAGGGTGAAAAAAATACCCTGAAAAGCTTAGAATGGTTCCGCGCTGTCCTCGCAGGAAAGTAA
- a CDS encoding zinc-binding alcohol dehydrogenase, whose protein sequence is MNTKYHIVEFPCEGQANLVEKEHDATPLGAKEIFAKTLYSLISPGTELAVYQGHWIYGAKAFYPFPPGYATVHEVVETGAEVTKFKKGDIVFSTKFHMSSVRGQESDFVIVPSGLAADKALFARIMSISWTSVYSTTARPPAKVIVTGLGPVGLMAAQLLKRCGYQVYGCDPVAARREAAQKCGISRVIEKIPFDQPEFAQQIAAVFECSGHEKAALDAVRVVRKHGEVFLIGLAWSRKTDIYAQELLQWILFNYVSVRGGWEWAMPMHPAESGQNSIMGNFETGLEWLADGSIKVDGLYSLVEPKDCQEVYQNLLNQKGGQLLNIYDWTNFLNPQQ, encoded by the coding sequence ATGAATACAAAATACCATATTGTTGAATTCCCATGCGAAGGTCAGGCAAACCTCGTCGAGAAGGAACATGACGCTACCCCGCTCGGAGCCAAAGAGATTTTTGCCAAGACACTTTATTCCCTCATCAGTCCGGGTACGGAACTCGCCGTTTACCAAGGCCACTGGATCTACGGGGCAAAAGCTTTTTATCCCTTCCCCCCGGGATACGCCACCGTCCATGAGGTCGTGGAGACAGGTGCCGAAGTCACAAAGTTCAAAAAGGGGGATATTGTTTTTTCCACAAAATTCCACATGTCCAGCGTACGCGGACAGGAATCCGATTTCGTCATCGTCCCGTCTGGACTCGCGGCGGATAAAGCCCTTTTTGCCCGGATCATGAGCATCTCCTGGACCTCCGTTTATTCCACTACGGCACGGCCCCCTGCGAAAGTGATCGTGACCGGACTCGGCCCTGTCGGCCTCATGGCCGCCCAACTCCTCAAACGGTGCGGCTACCAAGTGTACGGGTGTGATCCCGTCGCAGCCCGCCGCGAGGCCGCCCAAAAATGTGGGATCTCCCGGGTGATCGAAAAAATCCCTTTTGACCAGCCTGAGTTCGCCCAGCAAATCGCTGCGGTTTTCGAGTGTTCCGGCCATGAAAAAGCCGCTCTGGACGCAGTTCGTGTCGTCCGTAAACACGGGGAAGTCTTTTTGATCGGACTGGCTTGGAGCCGCAAAACGGATATTTACGCGCAGGAACTTCTCCAATGGATTCTTTTCAACTACGTCAGTGTCCGGGGTGGGTGGGAATGGGCCATGCCCATGCATCCGGCTGAAAGTGGTCAAAACAGTATCATGGGAAATTTTGAAACCGGGCTCGAATGGCTCGCAGACGGTTCCATCAAAGTCGACGGGCTCTACAGCCTTGTTGAGCCGAAGGATTGCCAGGAAGTTTACCAGAATCTCCTGAATCAAAAGGGCGGGCAACTGCTCAATATCTATGACTGGACAAATTTTTTAAACCCCCAACAATAA
- a CDS encoding TIM barrel protein — protein sequence MRLGGQLFEHAPTPEGWTHKIKQLGYRAAYSPIHPGSTAEEKKAYVEAAKAADIIISELGTWSNPLSDDAQDAQNAINGCIAGLALCEEAGITCCVNIAGSKGKVWCGPDARNYTQETFDQIVESTRQIIDAVKPTRTFYTLEMMPWAYPDSAESYLDLMKAIDRPAFGVHFDPVNILNSPEKLYKNGAVIRDFVDRLGHKIKSCHAKDITINENSFAVEMREVGPGLGVLDYETFLTCVDKLSPDMPLMLEHLEKPEQYDAAAAHIRSTATRLGISKI from the coding sequence ATGAGACTCGGCGGACAACTCTTTGAACACGCTCCCACCCCGGAAGGTTGGACCCATAAAATCAAACAACTCGGTTACCGCGCGGCTTATTCACCGATTCATCCTGGCAGCACGGCTGAAGAGAAAAAAGCTTATGTCGAAGCCGCCAAAGCCGCAGACATTATCATCTCGGAACTCGGTACATGGTCAAATCCGCTATCTGACGACGCGCAAGACGCCCAAAATGCGATCAATGGTTGTATCGCTGGCCTCGCCTTGTGCGAAGAAGCCGGGATTACTTGCTGTGTAAATATCGCCGGTTCAAAAGGCAAGGTCTGGTGCGGTCCTGATGCGCGGAATTACACTCAGGAGACCTTCGACCAGATCGTCGAGAGCACGCGCCAGATCATCGACGCGGTCAAGCCCACCCGCACATTTTACACTCTTGAGATGATGCCTTGGGCTTATCCGGACAGTGCCGAGAGTTACCTCGACTTGATGAAGGCTATCGACCGCCCGGCCTTCGGTGTGCATTTCGATCCGGTCAATATCTTAAACTCCCCCGAGAAACTCTACAAAAACGGTGCCGTCATCCGCGACTTTGTCGATCGTCTCGGCCACAAGATCAAGAGCTGCCACGCCAAAGACATCACGATCAATGAGAACTCCTTCGCGGTGGAAATGCGCGAGGTCGGCCCCGGACTGGGGGTGCTGGATTATGAAACCTTCCTCACCTGTGTCGACAAACTCTCCCCAGACATGCCCCTCATGCTCGAGCACTTAGAAAAACCGGAACAATACGATGCCGCCGCCGCTCATATCCGCTCCACAGCCACCCGGCTGGGCATTTCAAAAATATAA
- a CDS encoding Gfo/Idh/MocA family oxidoreductase, with amino-acid sequence MEKQRLVIVGAGQRGSEHAHAAAVLPELYELAAICDTDPERLNTLAISLKEKHGLEPQLYADAEKMLAEVQPDIFCFCTHPNIRLSLVELGLKFPCVKAIAFEKPIALSLKEARTIIDKCAQAKVKIFIAHIHPYGEQWQKVKALVSSGAIGKLERLEGASVGWLMVYGTHVIDAMIWLADSKVQSVWAHVHGSKLLDDPFHPSPEHTSARLRFENGVFGNVECGSDAPMQPPGNLWIWADMGVCAYGDEGFAHAITGAGWRAVTKDQPGLQSDPSLGFNQAESTVPYLAELAHWLNDDSMNPRCGGEKAMHGFEVAIASWISAVEKRRVDLPLPADRDFTIADLKKYLL; translated from the coding sequence ATGGAAAAACAACGTCTTGTCATTGTCGGGGCCGGCCAGCGCGGGAGCGAACACGCCCATGCTGCGGCAGTCCTTCCCGAGCTCTACGAACTCGCCGCAATTTGCGACACGGATCCCGAGCGGCTCAATACCCTCGCGATCAGCCTCAAAGAAAAACACGGCCTGGAGCCGCAGCTTTATGCCGACGCTGAAAAAATGCTCGCCGAGGTGCAGCCCGATATATTCTGTTTCTGCACGCACCCAAATATCCGGCTATCTCTTGTGGAGCTGGGATTAAAATTCCCTTGTGTAAAAGCCATCGCTTTCGAAAAACCCATCGCATTGTCCCTCAAAGAAGCCCGCACGATCATCGATAAATGTGCTCAGGCCAAGGTGAAAATCTTTATCGCCCACATCCATCCCTACGGGGAACAGTGGCAGAAAGTCAAAGCTCTCGTTTCCAGCGGGGCCATCGGCAAACTCGAACGCCTCGAAGGGGCCAGTGTCGGCTGGCTCATGGTCTACGGGACTCATGTCATCGATGCCATGATCTGGCTGGCAGACTCGAAAGTGCAATCCGTCTGGGCCCATGTACACGGGAGCAAATTGCTCGACGACCCTTTCCACCCCAGCCCTGAACACACCTCGGCGCGGTTGCGTTTTGAGAACGGGGTCTTTGGTAATGTCGAATGCGGTAGTGATGCCCCGATGCAACCCCCGGGGAACCTCTGGATCTGGGCGGACATGGGTGTCTGCGCTTACGGGGACGAAGGGTTTGCCCACGCCATCACCGGGGCCGGTTGGCGCGCAGTGACAAAGGATCAGCCTGGGCTCCAGTCTGATCCATCCCTGGGATTCAACCAGGCTGAGTCCACCGTACCTTATCTGGCGGAGCTCGCCCACTGGCTCAATGACGATAGCATGAATCCTCGTTGCGGCGGGGAAAAAGCCATGCACGGTTTTGAAGTCGCCATCGCCAGCTGGATCAGCGCCGTGGAAAAACGCCGTGTGGACCTGCCCCTGCCAGCCGATAGGGACTTCACCATAGCTGACTTAAAAAAATATCTTTTATAA
- a CDS encoding AraC family transcriptional regulator: MVRVKPIQKKISPTAGKWIHSQITLFWEGINRFPWREPRRRLYDNQLVYCSEGDHLLRYDDREYKMTAGTIGLIPPATWHESVLGKSDRTHRHCILFNWFPRTVNDAIPIQVFEGEDFDVRHEEPLPVPFEGKLPFYKRLDTEELRLVEMLFSALRKRQGVGLGLLDALLNHWLAEKAPDNLRVLHREKDASLALKNYLESSYADTGGYRDFCAIAGLSPSHLCRSFKKAYRMTPTQYLIQLRLTHARSLISSGRPIAEAALAVGIRDANYFARLFRKNHGLSPTQIA; this comes from the coding sequence ATGGTTCGGGTAAAACCCATTCAAAAAAAAATCTCTCCCACGGCGGGAAAGTGGATCCACTCGCAAATCACCCTTTTCTGGGAGGGAATCAACCGCTTTCCTTGGCGTGAACCCCGTCGCAGGCTCTATGATAACCAGCTTGTGTATTGTTCGGAAGGTGATCATCTCCTGCGTTATGATGACCGTGAATACAAGATGACGGCGGGCACGATCGGCCTGATTCCACCGGCCACTTGGCATGAGAGTGTGCTAGGGAAATCCGACAGGACCCACCGTCACTGTATCCTTTTTAACTGGTTCCCGCGCACGGTGAATGATGCGATCCCCATCCAGGTGTTTGAAGGGGAGGATTTTGATGTGCGGCATGAGGAGCCGCTGCCCGTCCCCTTTGAGGGGAAACTGCCCTTTTACAAGAGACTCGACACGGAGGAGCTCCGGCTCGTGGAGATGCTTTTTAGTGCCTTGCGTAAAAGGCAAGGTGTGGGCCTGGGCCTACTTGATGCGTTATTAAACCATTGGCTGGCCGAAAAAGCTCCGGACAATTTGCGCGTGCTCCACCGGGAAAAGGATGCCTCCCTGGCCCTGAAAAATTATTTGGAGAGCTCCTACGCAGACACCGGGGGATACCGCGACTTTTGTGCGATTGCCGGGCTGAGTCCGAGTCACCTGTGCCGTTCCTTTAAAAAAGCCTATCGGATGACCCCGACCCAATACCTGATCCAGCTCAGGCTCACCCATGCCCGCAGCCTCATCAGCAGTGGTCGCCCGATTGCCGAGGCCGCCCTCGCCGTCGGCATCCGAGACGCAAATTATTTTGCCCGTCTCTTCAGGAAAAACCACGGCCTTTCCCCCACGCAAATTGCGTAA
- the epsC gene encoding serine O-acetyltransferase EpsC produces the protein MSRSKQQLVQKLLESYQTIGAINHIDGVNLPSKEAISRITQELLHLVFPGFYNPQEFHSTECDKYILLALERVSSFLETETRKSLEYSYQLESKKGDIAATATEMVEEFLATLPAIRSLLKHDVAAAFDGDPAAKSYEEIILAYPCIEAIAVQRMAHELYERGVPLIPRMMTEWAHSRTGIDIHPGTTIGTHFFIDHGTGVVVGETALIGNYVKLYQGVTLGAKSFKRDDEGRIVKGGKRHPTIEDNVTIYAGATILGGDTVIGEGSVIGGNVWLLESIPAKSIVIMEDIKLSIRSKTDAATVDFQI, from the coding sequence ATGAGCCGTTCGAAGCAACAACTTGTCCAAAAGCTCCTCGAAAGTTACCAGACAATCGGGGCCATTAACCATATAGACGGGGTTAATCTCCCATCAAAGGAAGCCATCAGCCGGATTACCCAAGAGCTGCTCCATCTCGTTTTCCCCGGGTTTTATAACCCCCAAGAGTTCCATTCCACCGAATGTGACAAATACATTTTATTAGCCTTGGAGCGTGTCTCCTCCTTTTTGGAGACCGAGACGCGCAAAAGCCTCGAGTACAGTTACCAGCTCGAATCCAAAAAAGGGGATATCGCCGCCACGGCCACCGAGATGGTGGAGGAGTTCCTCGCGACACTGCCTGCGATTCGTTCGCTGCTGAAACACGATGTGGCAGCGGCATTTGATGGGGATCCAGCGGCAAAAAGTTATGAGGAAATCATCCTCGCTTATCCGTGCATCGAGGCGATAGCCGTCCAGCGTATGGCCCACGAGCTTTATGAGCGGGGGGTCCCGTTGATTCCGAGGATGATGACCGAGTGGGCGCATTCACGCACAGGGATCGATATCCATCCGGGCACGACGATCGGCACACATTTTTTTATCGATCATGGCACGGGTGTGGTGGTCGGCGAGACGGCGCTGATTGGTAATTATGTAAAGCTTTACCAAGGTGTGACCTTGGGGGCGAAGAGTTTTAAGCGCGATGACGAGGGCCGTATCGTTAAAGGCGGCAAAAGACATCCGACCATCGAGGATAATGTGACGATTTATGCGGGAGCCACGATCCTTGGCGGGGATACCGTGATCGGGGAAGGCTCTGTCATCGGGGGGAATGTCTGGTTACTCGAGTCGATCCCGGCCAAATCCATCGTGATCATGGAGGATATTAAACTCAGCATACGATCAAAAACAGATGCCGCCACTGTTGACTTTCAAATCTAA
- a CDS encoding DUF883 family protein: MSDLTSKQKLIDDLKIVISDAEVVLKETAGQLGDKASAARLKLEEGIKVAKVRLNEADKIVREKARIATDATDKYIHDNPYKAIGTGFAIGLIIGLLIRGRD, from the coding sequence ATGAGCGATCTAACCAGCAAACAAAAATTAATCGATGACCTTAAAATAGTCATTTCAGATGCCGAAGTCGTCCTTAAAGAAACCGCCGGGCAACTCGGTGATAAAGCCTCTGCCGCCCGCCTTAAACTCGAAGAAGGCATTAAAGTCGCTAAAGTCCGCCTGAATGAAGCTGATAAAATCGTCCGCGAAAAAGCCCGTATCGCCACGGATGCCACGGATAAATATATCCATGATAATCCTTATAAAGCGATTGGTACCGGATTTGCTATCGGCCTCATTATCGGATTATTGATCCGTGGACGTGATTAA
- a CDS encoding phage holin family protein — translation MSFEKPDLNSPLEKNIFHRIGAGFLDILGTRIELVQLEIEEEKRRLMLAILVSVILGAFFMVGLSLVSIFIVMKLYWAYGLNSLIPVALCAFIIAGLIFHFLLRPLVSYGQTLNETVSQLKRDAQWISEQFSPKKTPTQSGRGEGGKNAQ, via the coding sequence ATGAGTTTTGAAAAGCCTGATCTGAATAGCCCCCTCGAAAAAAATATTTTTCACCGCATCGGTGCCGGATTCCTTGATATATTAGGAACCCGCATCGAGCTGGTGCAGTTAGAGATCGAGGAGGAAAAACGCCGGTTGATGTTGGCGATCCTAGTCTCTGTCATCCTCGGGGCTTTTTTCATGGTCGGACTCTCGTTGGTGTCCATTTTTATCGTGATGAAACTCTACTGGGCATACGGCTTGAATAGCCTTATCCCTGTCGCCCTCTGCGCATTCATCATTGCCGGCTTGATTTTCCATTTTCTGCTCCGTCCCTTGGTGAGTTACGGGCAGACACTGAATGAAACGGTTTCCCAGCTTAAACGGGATGCACAGTGGATTAGTGAACAATTTTCCCCAAAGAAAACACCCACACAAAGTGGTCGCGGGGAGGGGGGTAAAAATGCTCAGTAA
- a CDS encoding cysteine desulfurase family protein has product MEPVYLDFNATTPVNPEVVAAMQPFLEGFFGNPSSIHYYGRESRNAIDESRDDVARVLRAKPAEIIFTGGGTESDNLAVIGLARSHKAGGTHLITSRIEHHAVLHAFEYLEKNEGFRVTYLNPGASGQIAPEDFEKAICADTILASVMSANNETGVVQPVKELAQIARARGVLFHTDAIQSFGKVPVFPHEWGVDALSLCAHKFHGPKGTGVLFLKHGLTIEPVAYGGFHEGDRRPGTENIAGIVGFAHAAKMAAASDFNSENVRLRELTETLWQGLGGLPGIRRNGHPEMRLGNTLNVSFDRIDGEELLMNLDLEGICISSGSACMVGSVQASHVLLAMGVPEQMARATVRFSLGKTTTPAQIARTVEATCSVVNRLQKLKKT; this is encoded by the coding sequence ATGGAACCCGTTTATCTAGATTTTAATGCGACCACCCCGGTTAATCCAGAGGTGGTGGCGGCGATGCAGCCTTTCTTGGAAGGTTTTTTTGGGAATCCCTCCAGCATCCATTATTACGGGCGTGAATCGAGGAATGCCATTGATGAATCGCGTGATGATGTCGCACGGGTCCTGCGTGCGAAACCCGCAGAGATCATTTTTACCGGTGGGGGGACTGAATCCGATAATCTGGCTGTTATCGGATTGGCCCGTAGCCATAAAGCCGGGGGCACTCACCTCATCACCTCCCGGATCGAGCACCATGCTGTCCTCCATGCCTTCGAGTATCTCGAGAAAAACGAGGGATTCCGTGTCACGTATTTAAACCCCGGTGCGAGCGGGCAAATTGCACCGGAGGATTTTGAAAAAGCAATTTGCGCGGACACGATCCTCGCCTCGGTGATGAGTGCGAATAATGAAACGGGAGTGGTCCAGCCGGTGAAAGAACTCGCGCAAATTGCGCGGGCCCGGGGAGTACTTTTTCATACGGATGCCATCCAGAGTTTCGGCAAGGTGCCGGTTTTTCCTCATGAATGGGGTGTGGATGCCCTTTCCCTTTGTGCTCATAAATTCCACGGCCCTAAAGGGACGGGTGTCCTTTTCTTGAAACACGGATTAACGATTGAGCCCGTGGCCTACGGTGGATTCCACGAGGGTGACCGCCGACCCGGGACGGAAAATATTGCGGGGATCGTGGGGTTCGCTCACGCCGCAAAAATGGCTGCCGCCAGCGATTTTAATTCCGAGAATGTCCGGCTTAGGGAATTAACCGAAACACTTTGGCAGGGTTTGGGCGGTTTACCCGGTATCAGGCGTAATGGTCATCCGGAAATGAGATTAGGGAATACACTCAATGTTAGTTTCGATCGCATCGACGGGGAGGAGCTCCTCATGAATCTCGATTTGGAAGGGATCTGCATTTCCAGTGGCTCCGCCTGTATGGTGGGCAGTGTACAGGCCTCCCACGTCCTCCTCGCCATGGGTGTGCCCGAGCAAATGGCGCGAGCCACCGTGCGTTTTTCCCTGGGGAAGACCACGACACCCGCGCAAATCGCTCGCACGGTCGAGGCGACTTGCTCCGTGGTCAACCGTTTGCAGAAACTTAAAAAAACGTAA
- a CDS encoding M48 family metallopeptidase produces MNRRNFLRLIGLTTGATAATSSLNAFNIGGVNVPVPLPTEITGGVNVDKVAEGSQKIAKGATGIGAKEEAAIGEAVAIGIIGKNGGLARASGPAQKIIYIGKSLAKYSYRPGLNFRFGVLNSSIVNGFSSPGGYVFITKGLLDAVGNDDQLAGVLAHEICHITRRHALQTISRGQLVSGIVDVASGSSSDFSAFDAGTDKIVNKLLDTGFDPDDEYDADKFGAKLAYETGYSKNGLKDFLEKLKSTQGDSKKIFSTHPPLSNRISKLS; encoded by the coding sequence ATGAACCGCCGCAATTTCCTTAGACTCATCGGGCTGACGACCGGAGCCACCGCCGCCACCTCATCTTTGAATGCCTTTAATATCGGGGGAGTCAATGTCCCCGTCCCTCTCCCGACGGAAATCACCGGCGGAGTCAATGTCGATAAGGTCGCGGAAGGTTCACAAAAAATCGCCAAAGGCGCGACGGGCATCGGAGCTAAAGAAGAAGCCGCCATCGGCGAGGCTGTGGCCATCGGCATCATCGGGAAAAATGGCGGACTCGCACGCGCTTCTGGACCCGCCCAAAAAATCATTTATATCGGCAAATCCCTCGCGAAATATTCCTACCGTCCCGGTTTGAATTTTCGTTTTGGTGTCCTGAATAGCTCGATTGTGAATGGATTCTCCTCCCCGGGAGGTTACGTTTTTATCACCAAAGGCCTCTTGGATGCCGTGGGTAATGATGACCAGCTCGCCGGCGTGCTCGCCCATGAAATCTGTCACATCACACGCCGCCACGCACTCCAGACGATTTCCCGGGGACAACTCGTCTCTGGCATCGTCGATGTCGCCAGTGGTTCCAGTAGCGATTTTTCCGCCTTTGACGCGGGCACCGATAAAATCGTTAATAAACTCCTCGATACCGGATTCGATCCGGATGACGAATACGACGCGGATAAATTTGGCGCTAAACTCGCCTATGAAACCGGGTACAGCAAAAACGGCCTCAAAGATTTCCTCGAGAAACTCAAGAGCACCCAGGGGGACAGTAAAAAAATCTTTTCCACCCACCCCCCACTGAGCAACCGCATCAGTAAGTTATCGTAA